CCCGTTCTCGCTCAGGCGCTCGGTAAAGAGGGCCAGGGCCTCGGTAGACAGGCCAGGTGCAGCCAGGGGCTCCGGCAGGGCAGTTTTGGGACGGTGCTCGAGGGCCCGCTGGATGCGGCCCAGGATACGCTCACGCATGGCTGGAGTATATCAACCGCCCTGTGTGCGTTGCAGATCAGCAGCAAAGCCCCTTAGCATAAGGTGCAAATGATCCTAGTACTCAATGGCCCCAACCTGAACCTGCTGGGCAGGCGCGAACCCCACGTCTACGGCCATACCACCTTGGAGGAGCTCGAGGAGCTTTGCGCCAACTGGGGCGCCGAACTGGGGCTGGGCATTGTGGCCCGGCAATCCAACTTCGAGGGGCAGCTTGTGGAGTGGATTCAACAGGCAGCCGAGGAGGGGTTTCGCGCCATTGTGCTGAACCCAGGGGCCCTTACCCACTACTCCATCGCACTCCTGGATGCCATCCGAGGGCAGCAATTGCCGGTGGTAGAGGTACACCTCTCCAACCTGCACGCCCGCGAGGAGTACCGCCGCCATTCGGTAACCGCTACGGCGGCCAGGGGCATCGTTTCGGGCTTTGGGCCCCTCTCCTACAAGATGGCCCTGGTTTATCTGGCGGATTTATTAG
This genomic stretch from Meiothermus sp. harbors:
- the aroQ gene encoding type II 3-dehydroquinate dehydratase, with protein sequence MILVLNGPNLNLLGRREPHVYGHTTLEELEELCANWGAELGLGIVARQSNFEGQLVEWIQQAAEEGFRAIVLNPGALTHYSIALLDAIRGQQLPVVEVHLSNLHAREEYRRHSVTATAARGIVSGFGPLSYKMALVYLADLLEAQP